The Lichenihabitans psoromatis genomic interval CATTGCTGGCCCCGATCGTTAATGGCATGACGGGGTTAAGCGTCGCCGAAGGGGGCGCGTTCAAACATCTGCGTTTTCTCGCTCTCAGCGTCGGTGCGCTCTACATCCTGCGGGGCTTGGCGACCTTCGGCCAATTGGTGATCATGTCGCGAACCGGCAACCGGATCGTGGCCGCCATCCAGGCGCGCGTCTACGATCACCTGCTGCGTCAGCCGGTCGCCTTCTATCAGCAGCGCCACTCGAGTGACCTGATGGCGCGTTTGGCGCTTGCCGCCAACAGCGTGCGCGACGTCGTTCAACTGCTGGTCACCTCCGCCGGGCGCGACGTGCTGACCCTGCTCGCGCTGCTCTGCGTCATGGTCTACAACGATCCGCTGATGGCCTTGATGCTGCTGGTTCTGATGCCGGTCGGTGCCCTGCTGCTTGGCCGCCTCATGCGGCGCGTCCGCAAATATGCGCGGCGGCAGTTCGATGGCTCGGCCCGCATCATGCAGACGATTCAGGAGACCGTTCAGGGCATCCGGATCGTCAAATCCTTCAATCTCGAAGAGGTGATGCGCGGACGCATGGCCGCGTCCATCAACGAGGTCGAAAAGGCAGCCAATCGGATGGCCAAGGGGGTCGCCATGGCGAGCCCCGTGAGCGAGACGCTGGGCGGCGTCGCTGTGTCGGCGCTGGTTCTTTACGGCGGCTGGCGCGTCGCCGTCGCGCATGCGGATCCGGGATCGTTCTTCTCGTTCATCGTCGCTATGCTGGCCGCCTATGAGCCCGCCAAGCGCCTCGGTAAGCTCAACCTCGATCTGCAAAACGGCCTCGTGAACGCTCGGATGATCTACGATCTTCTGGACGAGCCGCTCGCCGATGCCGACGATGACCTCAAGCCGCCGCTGGTCGTGACCCGCAGCCGCATCGTTTTCCAGGATGTGGGGTTCAACTATCGTCCGAGCGAGACGGTGCTGAAAGGTCTCGATTTCGTGGCCGAGCCGGACACCACCACGGCCTTGGTTGGTCCCTCGGGCGGCGGCAAGTCGACCATCATCAGCTTGATCCAGCGCTTCTACAATCCGCAGTCCGGGCTGGTGACGATCGATGGCCAGAGCGTCATGGATGTGCGGCTCGGCTCCTTGCGCGACAACATCGCTTTCGTGGCGCAGGACGTCTTTCTGTTTCGCGGCACGATCGCGGATAATATCGGGCTTGGCAGGCTGGGTGCGAGTCAGTCCGAGATCGTCGCCGCGGCCCGCAAGGCGCATGCTCACGATTTCATCACCGCCTTGGCCGATGGTTATGCAACCCC includes:
- a CDS encoding ABC transporter ATP-binding protein, yielding MKVPEKRTQDGQSFALIRRLLAEHGRHHGSAYAIALGLMAVAAGTTALSVSLLAPIVNGMTGLSVAEGGAFKHLRFLALSVGALYILRGLATFGQLVIMSRTGNRIVAAIQARVYDHLLRQPVAFYQQRHSSDLMARLALAANSVRDVVQLLVTSAGRDVLTLLALLCVMVYNDPLMALMLLVLMPVGALLLGRLMRRVRKYARRQFDGSARIMQTIQETVQGIRIVKSFNLEEVMRGRMAASINEVEKAANRMAKGVAMASPVSETLGGVAVSALVLYGGWRVAVAHADPGSFFSFIVAMLAAYEPAKRLGKLNLDLQNGLVNARMIYDLLDEPLADADDDLKPPLVVTRSRIVFQDVGFNYRPSETVLKGLDFVAEPDTTTALVGPSGGGKSTIISLIQRFYNPQSGLVTIDGQSVMDVRLGSLRDNIAFVAQDVFLFRGTIADNIGLGRLGASQSEIVAAARKAHAHDFITALADGYATPVGEHGNNLSGGQKQRIAIARAFLKEAPILLLDEPTAALDSESEREIQKALDDLRIGRTTIVVAHRLQTIVDADRICVIEGGRAVETGTHSELMQLRGAYHTFFATQFGERPRRIA